AGACCCATCTTCGTGGCCAGCTTGGATTCCACCCTGGAGCCGAGCGCGACGCTGTAGAGAGAGGGCGCCCCGCCCTTGAAGCTCGTGAACACGATCGACGACGAGTCGTTCGACCACGACGGTGCCATCGTCACGGTGCGGTGGTTGGTGATCTTCGTGATCGCGCCGTCGAAGGTGAACGTGTTGATCTCCTTCGCGTAGCCGCCGCGGTTGGAGACGAACGCAATGCGCGAATCGAACGGACCTTCGATGCCCGTCGTAAAAGCGAGGATCGCGTCGGCGCTGCGGTGGGCCATGCGGGCGACTTCCGACGGCGGGCCGTGAAAGCGGCGGCCGCCGAGCATCGCGTGGCCGGGCACGTCGAAGAACGCGACCTCGACCATGAGATCCGAGCCGGTTCGCTCGTAACGCCCGAACAGCAGCCCGCGCGCTCCGATCGTCTGCCAGTTCAGGAAGTTGACGCTGTCGGCGGAAAGCTGACCGGGCGGCACGCTGTCGATGTAGGACGCCGGGTCGATGATGCGGAACATGCCGGAGATCTCGAGGTCGCCGGCAAGGACCCTGGCAAATTCGGACTCGAGCTTTCCATCGGGCGAGCCGAGCGGTGCCAGAGGCGCAAGCGCGATCGGCACGCGCATCATTCCGGGGCTGGTGATCTCGGCCCGCAGCGGCGCCGCACCGGCTCGCGCGACCGGCATGCCCGCGAGAACAACCACTGCAGCCACAAAAAAGAATCGAATCTGTCGGAGCTTTGTGAACACCACCTCTACCTCTCCCCAGGAGTTCCACCGCGCTTCGCGAGGCAAGCGTACGGTGATCACGGCTGCATCAGATCGCCTGCCCGGAAAACCAGCTCGATGTCCTCGAAATCGGCACGGACGCTGGCGGGAGGCGGCGTAAGACTTCCGGTCGCGCGCACCGCATTGAGCGCGGACTCATCGTACTGCGAGCTGCGCGAACGCTCGGTAATCTGCGCGTCCGCGATGCTGCCGTCGGCGAGTATACTGAATCGAACCGTGGCCGCCAAAGTTGCGTCCTGTTCTCCGGCCCACACCCATTGCGCCTTGATGCTCTCGTACATGTACGCGAAGTACGCATAGAACTCCGGACTGCGATTGCCGGCGCCGCCGCCACCGCCGTTCGGGTCGCCGGACTGTCCGCCTTCGGTTACGCGTCCGGCGCCGGGCGCACCCGCACCGGGCCCTGGAGCAACCGATGCCGGATGCTCGGGCTCAGGTCTGGTTGTCGCCGGCTTCGTTTCGATCGGCTT
The window above is part of the Candidatus Limnocylindrales bacterium genome. Proteins encoded here:
- the tolB gene encoding Tol-Pal system beta propeller repeat protein TolB, whose product is MAAVVVLAGMPVARAGAAPLRAEITSPGMMRVPIALAPLAPLGSPDGKLESEFARVLAGDLEISGMFRIIDPASYIDSVPPGQLSADSVNFLNWQTIGARGLLFGRYERTGSDLMVEVAFFDVPGHAMLGGRRFHGPPSEVARMAHRSADAILAFTTGIEGPFDSRIAFVSNRGGYAKEINTFTFDGAITKITNHRTVTMAPSWSNDSSSIVFTSFKGGAPSLYSVALGSRVESKLATKMGLNVGGAWKPDGSAMALAREEGGNTDIYLLNFATQNQERLTDHWGIDVDPSWSPDGSQLAFCSSRGGTPQVYTMDPGSKEARRITMSGSYNCAPVWSPNGRMIAYAGRVGRDFHIFVVPASGGEPRQLTFSGSNEDPTWSPDSRFIVFSREQGTDRKLFLVDITGRWERQLTAGSGDDSSPSWSKRLD